The sequence below is a genomic window from Chaetodon trifascialis isolate fChaTrf1 chromosome 18, fChaTrf1.hap1, whole genome shotgun sequence.
ACAGTGGCTTGATGAGGATCAACTTTTAACATTCTTACTAGCATTGTGCTAAACCTCCTGTTATTACTGCACAGATTTCTATCTCACTCTCCTCTTTACTGTCTCCACAGCCCCAGGAAGCCCTTGAAGACTCCCCCCACCTCTCTGAAGGATTATGTTTAGAGAAGGGGGATTTGGGTCCTGACTCCCTGGAATGGTGCGAGAGAGGCATTGGAGGGGATGACACATCTGATGACTATTTTGACTCTCACTCTTGGCAAAGCGACACCCTGTCAGATTTGAGTCTGGATGGGGAGGACTCTCTGGATTCCTTGCTGGGACTGGAGAACACCTACTCTGGTCTGCAAACAACACGCGAAGCCTGGCAGAAAGAGCCAGTGACAGCCAAGGATGTCCACAGAGATGTCAAAGAGACTTATGTTGGACGATCCACATGTACCAGGAGGAAAAGCCCAGAGAACCATGTGGACCCTAATATTCCCTTGAAGTTGAACACCAGCTCAGATGAGATCCAAACCCCTCCTGgtacagagaaacagaaacaaggaTTAAAACAGTCCAGTTTACAGGCTGTTTGTACAGAAACTGGAGTTATCGGAAGCACGGAGCGATACAGTTTACATGTACAAAgccaacacaacacagacacctTTGAAACAAAGGTAAATAGTCCACTGTACACTGACAAGGTGAAGTTGGATGTACAGCCTAAAGAAACTTATCCCATCAGGCTGAATGAATCTGTTGACTCAGAAACATGCATGATACATGCAGATACCACAGAAGACAAGGCTGGGGAGACACAACAGCATATCACACATGAACATGAGACAGggttacagacagacagcttagagaaaaacacaggtttAAAGAGATGCAGCAGTAACTGTAATGATGGACATCACAGACTGGCAGAAAAATTTGAACAAAAAGGTATAAtcgataaagacagagagatacaGGCTGTAAAAGTGTTCAGTGAGGACAAACGGGACTTGTTTGAGAGTGTGGGGACAAGTCACAAAATCAACAGTAATTGCACAGacaacacatacacagcagATACACATTTCACGGATGTAATAAATGTACAAACATTTGACAGTACTTGTTCACCAGCATACAAATCTGAGTTAATTACAGATTTTGCTGTAGAAAGACCAAATATCTCAGAAGCATGTGGTACAACGTCAAATAGTATATcacacaacagaaaatcagagcTCAGAGATTTACTGGATAGAAAAATCAATGTCTTGGCACCCAAGGTGGATATTTGCTGCTCACAAACTCCGTTTGAGAAGAGCCCCAACAAAGGACTGTCAGAGATCCACCCTCAGGTTTGTACTAGTGTAACAAAGCCCCAGGATAAGGCATGGGTCTCAACTATCTGCTTCCGGGCAGAGCAGTTCGGTTGTGTTGGTAATACAGCAGAGGGGACTAAATCACCTGGGACAGTGAATGAAATCTGTTCCTCCATCACATTTTCCACAGAGACCTCAGCCTGTTTTCCATTGGATACCTGTCCTACTGAGCTGACTGTCGTTCCAAAAGTTTCTGCTCTGGCCTCACCTATGCTGTTGGCCGactcagacagagaggagctcacTGGGAAGCAACCAGATCAACAACAACCCCAGAGCACAAGGTTACAACCATGGCAAGTTCCAGGTTCCACTAATCAGTTGGATCAGCGGGGTGCTACAGTAAAAATACTCACCAATAGGCAGCTGTATTCTGTAAAAAAGTATTGGCTCCCAGGCTGTGTTGACCCAGGGCCTGACTCAACTCAAATCCAATCTGACACTGGTGAGGGATCTGAAGAATGTCTGCCTCATCACCCATTCTCAAATAATCTATTTTTTTCTGGCAACCAAAGACCAGAGGATAACTCCCCTCTGTTTTCAGAGAACTTTGAAGGCGAGAGTAAGAGAGTAGGATCACCCTTCTCTCGTTGCTGGCAAAAcaaggagcaggaggtggagggcagGTGTGTTTATCTTGCCCAGGAACAAATTGTGGAAGCAGTAAGCAAAGTAAATCTTTCACAGTCACAACTTTACACAACTGAGCTTCCTGAGTACATTGATTTGAGAGTAACTCCAAACAGAGTTGCCAGTGATCCAGATACCTGCTTTACTCTTCATGTGCCTAGTGAGATAGGAAAAACATCCACATGTCCTGCTACTACTGAGTCCATTCAGGACACTGGCAGAGAACACCAAGACGTAGTACAAAGGACCACAAACtcaacaaacataaaaactacTGTTGACAGAATTTCTAGCCaagtctctctttctttgctctCAGACTCCAACAATAACACCAAGGCCAGTATAAAAGGGTTGGGGAGAGGGGAGGGTTTAGGTTGTTTCTTAGGGGGACCCCAGAACAAGTCTAAAAGTAATAAGAGAATAATTTGCCCCTTGGTTGAGCAATCAACAAATGTGACCTCTGGCCCCTTTGAAGGTATATTCAAGCCTCAGGAAGAAACTGAGGTGTTCCTGTCTTCACTAGACCACAGACCCAACTGGAGCAGTGAGGACTCTGAATCTGTTCTAGGGAAAGACTGTGGTAACCACAGCTATTTGAGCCTGGGACATGCAAATGAGCTTGAAAAACTAAAGACAGTGAAGACTATTAAGGATAACATTGTTGTACAAAGTCTTGAGTACATGTATTCTGACTTGGAAAGAAATGAAGTGTCAAGATCAGAGAACAGAGACCTAATAGTGGACAGTGAATTTAAAGAAGAGAGTCACAATTGTAGCCAACCGGAGAATCACAGCTTACCTAACAAAAGATCTGGCATCTTATCCAAATCATATGAGAAATATGCACTGGCTGAGGAGTGCAAAGATCACACACAGTTCAGCTTGTCAGcttcacaggaggaggagagggtagGTAGATACTCACACCTCGATGTCAGCCTCAACCAACTTGCTGTCAGTAGATTAGAGCCAATTGTGGAGGCTCAGTGTTCACTTGAAAATTgtggcagacagacaacagagcaccatttaaaaatagaaacaaagaaagaataTGAGATCATGTGGCCAGTTAGGGTAAGGGATGGTGTTTACCTTTCAAGGGACACCTCCAGTCCCAGAAGTCCATACCAGCAGCCTGAGCAGGAAGAAGAATCTTTAACCACTGCTAAGTTAGGACCTGACGTGAACCCACCAACACCTGTCCTATATAGTAGTAGTGAAAAGAGCTGTAGACCTATGGCTGTTGCATATGATGCTGTGTCTTACACCTCAGCTTGCAGCAACTACAATGAATTGGAGGATCCTCACTTTTTTATTTCAGCCAGAAATCCCAACCCGAACAAATTGACCAAGAGAAGCAAATCAAAAGGCAACCAAATTGGAAATAAAGGTTCtaagttttctgtctttgctaaAATGCCTTCTTTTAGAAAAACTAAGGGCTCAAAGGGCACCAAAAGTGAAGATGTACCCCAGGAGTTATtagatggaggaggtgagggctTTTTGTCTGAGCAAGGGCCACAGAGGGACAACTCTGATGATGAGGTTTTTGTCAAAAGGGACATCCTCAACCAAACAGTCCACCAAccattttcatcatttaattACGAGATAGAAGGAGAGGACTGTGGCTTTTTGTCTTCTGCTCCCCACACTCGCCATGATGGACATGGCAGTAGTGGAGAGGGTAATGGAGGACCATGCCCAGACAATCCTTACCTCAGGCAAGTTCAATCCCCTGATGGGCAGATCTACAAGAGGAGCAAGAGCAACGACAGTTTAAACATCCGCATGCGTTTCACACTAGCACACAAGTCCCTTTCTAGCCTGTTTGAGTCCCGTTCAATGGATAAGGAGAATGAGGATCAGGCTGCTATGGGCACTGATATGGATTCTGGTAAAGCCAAACAATCCTGGAGGAAGCTGAAAAAAGCCAAGGAGGCTGAGGTGCTGAAAAGAAGTCTTTCAAATCCAAATGGGGAATGTTGTACCATGGCTTCTGGGCACGACCGTGGATATTTAATGTCCTCTCCACTCCTGGACAGGCCCAGCAGTCTAGGGTCACCATCCTCAGCCCTTCGCCACACTGATCCTATCTCCAAGCGGGGAGTTCCACAGTGGAGTGGAAAGGAGAACCTCCATGGATGCAAATCTGACTGCCAGAGAAAAAAGTGCTCACCAAATGGTCTACCTAccacactgtgtctgtctggcctACCTCCATTTTTCGATGACTCTACATTCCCACTCCCCAATTACACCAGTCCAGTCTCACCTTTGAGCCCCTGCTCACTAGCCACCCTTACACATCAGCTTTCACCTTCTTGTACCAGGTCCCACCCAGTGGCCAGTGAGAGCTTGACTGCAAGCCCCCTACGGCCAATGAGCCCTAAACCTAACAGCCCGAGGCCAGCTGCTCAGCGCAAAGTTTTTGGTTACCCTCACTTAGCAAGggccttttctgtctctcctgtctttctGGGCCAATCAGTCAGCATGGAGGGATTGACAGACCCCCCTGAGAGACCGAAAACCCTAAAACCATCAGCTAACCCTGTGGATCTCAGCCCTCTGGATGTAGCTGAGGGCAGAAtagacagccaatcacacaTCAGCCTGTATGCCATTGGCTGCATCAATGAATCAGAGGTAAGAAAatatctgcacagagcagattttTGTAAAATGTTCCGTAAAAAAATTCTAAGCTATCATCACTTTTTTATATCACTCATGTCTCACTCAGATATgtaatatgtactgtatgtgtaaatgCCATAAATACCTTCCTGTTTGGATGTCAAACATCAAAGCTGTATAGATAAAATCTAAAAGGCCTTAATTAAGATGCCATTGGGGTTTCAGCTCTTTGTGTTTCATCCCCGCCTCccagtctcacacacaaactctggcttggaattaaagaaaaacaagccaACCACCAGTGAATCTCTTGCTCTGTggtgtgtgatgtttgtgtgtgttaatgtgtgtctcAGGATGGTTGCCTGCATCTTTATCTGTCAGTATCTGGGCTGGGACAGAGAACAAGTCCccctttctttgtgtttctctgtgaacaaggtgaagaggaggagagaaatggcAGAGTCcattctttcttcctcttggcCCCAAGCAGTGTGGTAGATTTCCATTATGTGAGTTAGctacttgtttgaaatgtgctgctcagaataagcatatatttgaaaaaaaaaaaaaattgataaGATGAggcattacatttttttgtctttgtactgttttcatttgagtatatgtcaaaaagcaTTAGCAAATTatgacattctgttttatttatgttttacacatcaTCCCAGCtcttttggaattggggttgtaccTTCCTGCTAATTCCAACAATAGTCCATTTGTGTATAGCTAGAGCAGGATAACTTGAGGACTAGTTCCCCCTTGTGGcttcctttatttttatttttaacctttattttacCAGGAATATCCCCACTGAGATTCTAAATTTACAAGGGGGTCATCGCCAAGACAGTTGCATAAAGCattgaagaaacaaaacaaaacaaaaaaaaaaacaaacagcatcattttttcCATAAATGAAACAAGCAGCAATCTTCAAACAATGAATTAGCAGTGTTCAGTGTGCATTCAGTGGTCAAATAGTCCTTAATCCTGTTTGTATAATATTCCCTGCTCGTGAAATAATCTAGTTTAAGGTGATTCTGTAGCTCACGTGAtgaggaagcaaacaaaaaaaaagcactcaCAAAAAAAGCACCCTCAAATGCTTGAGTTTGAGGAATTGTATAAATAATTTGTCTGCGTGACCCAAGAGTACAATCGCTGATATTTTTAGGAGTCACTAAAGAGCATAAATAAGGAGGCAGTTCATATAATGTGGTCTTATAAAGAAAGAGTGCCAATTCTACGGTTGTATAAGGAAGAcaaatcacagagcagcatggTACACTGAATCAGAAGATGAATTTCATGCATATATAAAATATCAACATAAttgctgaataaaaatgaattaattaatttctgccataagaaaaacagcatttgtttcTATAATAGAAAACAAATTTCACCCTTTTTTGTAAGACACTTAATATGATGTTTAAAAGACAGATTGTTCTCTTGGAAAAAACCAAGAAATTTGTGAGTTGAATCTCGTTCAATCACTCAATTTTCAATCACTCACTCAGTTTTAAGTAACAATCTGATATATGCAGTCAGCTGCAGTCttcacatcattttcttttttcagtatttaataCAAGTCTGAATTCACGAAGAGTTCTCTTAACATTAAAGTAGATTGCGGTTCCTCATTTGCACTCGCTAAAGATGAGGCAGAACTATACAGAATGGTGTTATCCACTTAAAAATGAAATTCTCGATTAAAAACATTGCAACACAAATTACTGACATAAATTGTAAAGAAAATAGGACCCAGCATGGGTCTGAAATTATTAGGGTCAGATGAATTCCCTCTGGAATCAGACATACCTTTTCCCAGTTGCATAAGACTACAGATAACACTAAAGATCATGTAAAAATGCTTGTTCACAAAAGGACGTCAATGTTATTTCCTTATAATTGGTTGCTTTATAAGCTTTTGTCTCTCACTATAATAATTACGCAGTGATTGCTGATGTCATCTGAATATACAGTGGTCTTATTAAAAACAAGTCATGGAACAGGGACTTTTCAGGTTGTTCGCAATTGCAATTTAAAAGGATCAGAAATCAGAGAAACAGGAGTGAACCAATCCCGATTTAAGTCCTCCATAAAACAGTTAATTATATTTAATCATAGACAAGAATTcagacaaagaagagaaagtATCTTTTGAGGCAGAAGGAGGTCTTTCATATATAGATCAAGTCAACCATTTCtccaataaaatgaaaataaataaaaatagactTTGCCCATATTTTAACCATATCAATTTTAACATTTctcacattcatttaaaataatacCAGATGTATTTAAGAAGTTTATGGATTAGGCTGCTTCCTAGTTAACAGTGGGGTAAGTCTGGTGATACATGTCAGCGTGTGTGTAATGACAGTGGTTTGCGATCAGTTCTCTCCATGAAGGCCAAATGATCTCAGTTCCTCCCACATTATACAAAGTTGAATAAGATTAGATTTTATACAGAATGTTCCACAAGTTAGATACCCACCCA
It includes:
- the arhgef4 gene encoding uncharacterized protein arhgef4 isoform X2, producing the protein MDSSGCSRDSAAESSGSARGEEPSGGGRAELLMYLTRLPERYRTAKLSLAAHLLCWALLRWYQKLRCQSAPLQPQEALEDSPHLSEGLCLEKGDLGPDSLEWCERGIGGDDTSDDYFDSHSWQSDTLSDLSLDGEDSLDSLLGLENTYSGLQTTREAWQKEPVTAKDVHRDVKETYVGRSTCTRRKSPENHVDPNIPLKLNTSSDEIQTPPGTEKQKQGLKQSSLQAVCTETGVIGSTERYSLHVQSQHNTDTFETKVNSPLYTDKVKLDVQPKETYPIRLNESVDSETCMIHADTTEDKAGETQQHITHEHETGLQTDSLEKNTGLKRCSSNCNDGHHRLAEKFEQKGIIDKDREIQAVKVFSEDKRDLFESVGTSHKINSNCTDNTYTADTHFTDVINVQTFDSTCSPAYKSELITDFAVERPNISEACGTTSNSISHNRKSELRDLLDRKINVLAPKVDICCSQTPFEKSPNKGLSEIHPQVCTSVTKPQDKAWVSTICFRAEQFGCVGNTAEGTKSPGTVNEICSSITFSTETSACFPLDTCPTELTVVPKVSALASPMLLADSDREELTGKQPDQQQPQSTRLQPWQVPGSTNQLDQRGATVKILTNRQLYSVKKYWLPGCVDPGPDSTQIQSDTGEGSEECLPHHPFSNNLFFSGNQRPEDNSPLFSENFEGESKRVGSPFSRCWQNKEQEVEGRCVYLAQEQIVEAVSKVNLSQSQLYTTELPEYIDLRVTPNRVASDPDTCFTLHVPSEIGKTSTCPATTESIQDTGREHQDVVQRTTNSTNIKTTVDRISSQVSLSLLSDSNNNTKASIKGLGRGEGLGCFLGGPQNKSKSNKRIICPLVEQSTNVTSGPFEGIFKPQEETEVFLSSLDHRPNWSSEDSESVLGKDCGNHSYLSLGHANELEKLKTVKTIKDNIVVQSLEYMYSDLERNEVSRSENRDLIVDSEFKEESHNCSQPENHSLPNKRSGILSKSYEKYALAEECKDHTQFSLSASQEEERVGRYSHLDVSLNQLAVSRLEPIVEAQCSLENCGRQTTEHHLKIETKKEYEIMWPVRVRDGVYLSRDTSSPRSPYQQPEQEEESLTTAKLGPDVNPPTPVLYSSSEKSCRPMAVAYDAVSYTSACSNYNELEDPHFFISARNPNPNKLTKRSKSKGNQIGNKGSKFSVFAKMPSFRKTKGSKGTKSEDVPQELLDGGGEGFLSEQGPQRDNSDDEVFVKRDILNQTVHQPFSSFNYEIEGEDCGFLSSAPHTRHDGHGSSGEGNGGPCPDNPYLRQVQSPDGQIYKRSKSNDSLNIRMRFTLAHKSLSSLFESRSMDKENEDQAAMGTDMDSGKAKQSWRKLKKAKEAEVLKRSLSNPNGECCTMASGHDRGYLMSSPLLDRPSSLGSPSSALRHTDPISKRGVPQWSGKENLHGCKSDCQRKKCSPNGLPTTLCLSGLPPFFDDSTFPLPNYTSPVSPLSPCSLATLTHQLSPSCTRSHPVASESLTASPLRPMSPKPNSPRPAAQRKVFGYPHLARAFSVSPVFLGQSVSMEGLTDPPERPKTLKPSANPVDLSPLDVAEGRIDSQSHISLYAIGCINESEGTQNGAQPASQPRTRRMLEVKAMGKASVVPGGLRTGCLVDVGQQQIRNCPDDLWIEEQKKCKCKLARAIRGSLGQLNTLLSEDMDKADEGVTVGLTEAFQGVPLKAHCFSQSTPIGLDCLGWRRCISYSSVVVPDGASEKVGLGDELGSEEDLLYEEFRSSGHRFGHPGGGGGEQLAINELISDGSVVYAEALWDHVTMDDQELGFKAGDVIEVVDATNKEWWWGRIMDSEGWFPASFVRLRVNQDEPMEEYLAHLEESQAGEENRAGRGLLLGPGLPCKEQMRANVINEIMSTERDYIKHLKDICEGYIKQCRKRTDMFNEEQLRTIFGNIEEIYRFQRKFLKGLEKKFNKEQPHLSEIGCCFLEHQTDFQIYSEYCNNHPNACIQLSKLMKVNKYVFFFEACRLLQKMIDISLDGFLLTPVQKICKYPLQLAELLKYTNPQHRDYKDVEAALNAMKNVARLINERKRRLENIDKIAHWQSSIEDWEGEDVLSRSSDLIFSGELTKLSQPQAKSQQRMFFLFDHQMVYCKKDLLRRDMLYYKGRMDMDHMEVIDVEDGKEKDFNISVKNALKLRSLAGDEVHLLCAKKPEHKQRWLRAFTDERIQVQHDRETGFSLTEVQKKQAILNACKSHPSGKPKVTRPYYDFLLRQKHPSLPTALPQQQVFMLAEPKRKTSTFWHNIGRLTPFKK
- the arhgef4 gene encoding uncharacterized protein arhgef4 isoform X1; the protein is MDSSGCSRDSAAESSGSARGEEPSGGGRAELLMYLTRLPERYRTAKLSLAAHLLCWALLRWYQKLRCQSAPLQPQEALEDSPHLSEGLCLEKGDLGPDSLEWCERGIGGDDTSDDYFDSHSWQSDTLSDLSLDGEDSLDSLLGLENTYSGLQTTREAWQKEPVTAKDVHRDVKETYVGRSTCTRRKSPENHVDPNIPLKLNTSSDEIQTPPGTEKQKQGLKQSSLQAVCTETGVIGSTERYSLHVQSQHNTDTFETKVNSPLYTDKVKLDVQPKETYPIRLNESVDSETCMIHADTTEDKAGETQQHITHEHETGLQTDSLEKNTGLKRCSSNCNDGHHRLAEKFEQKGIIDKDREIQAVKVFSEDKRDLFESVGTSHKINSNCTDNTYTADTHFTDVINVQTFDSTCSPAYKSELITDFAVERPNISEACGTTSNSISHNRKSELRDLLDRKINVLAPKVDICCSQTPFEKSPNKGLSEIHPQVCTSVTKPQDKAWVSTICFRAEQFGCVGNTAEGTKSPGTVNEICSSITFSTETSACFPLDTCPTELTVVPKVSALASPMLLADSDREELTGKQPDQQQPQSTRLQPWQVPGSTNQLDQRGATVKILTNRQLYSVKKYWLPGCVDPGPDSTQIQSDTGEGSEECLPHHPFSNNLFFSGNQRPEDNSPLFSENFEGESKRVGSPFSRCWQNKEQEVEGRCVYLAQEQIVEAVSKVNLSQSQLYTTELPEYIDLRVTPNRVASDPDTCFTLHVPSEIGKTSTCPATTESIQDTGREHQDVVQRTTNSTNIKTTVDRISSQVSLSLLSDSNNNTKASIKGLGRGEGLGCFLGGPQNKSKSNKRIICPLVEQSTNVTSGPFEGIFKPQEETEVFLSSLDHRPNWSSEDSESVLGKDCGNHSYLSLGHANELEKLKTVKTIKDNIVVQSLEYMYSDLERNEVSRSENRDLIVDSEFKEESHNCSQPENHSLPNKRSGILSKSYEKYALAEECKDHTQFSLSASQEEERVGRYSHLDVSLNQLAVSRLEPIVEAQCSLENCGRQTTEHHLKIETKKEYEIMWPVRVRDGVYLSRDTSSPRSPYQQPEQEEESLTTAKLGPDVNPPTPVLYSSSEKSCRPMAVAYDAVSYTSACSNYNELEDPHFFISARNPNPNKLTKRSKSKGNQIGNKGSKFSVFAKMPSFRKTKGSKGTKSEDVPQELLDGGGEGFLSEQGPQRDNSDDEVFVKRDILNQTVHQPFSSFNYEIEGEDCGFLSSAPHTRHDGHGSSGEGNGGPCPDNPYLRQVQSPDGQIYKRSKSNDSLNIRMRFTLAHKSLSSLFESRSMDKENEDQAAMGTDMDSGKAKQSWRKLKKAKEAEVLKRSLSNPNGECCTMASGHDRGYLMSSPLLDRPSSLGSPSSALRHTDPISKRGVPQWSGKENLHGCKSDCQRKKCSPNGLPTTLCLSGLPPFFDDSTFPLPNYTSPVSPLSPCSLATLTHQLSPSCTRSHPVASESLTASPLRPMSPKPNSPRPAAQRKVFGYPHLARAFSVSPVFLGQSVSMEGLTDPPERPKTLKPSANPVDLSPLDVAEGRIDSQSHISLYAIGCINESEGTQNGAQPASQPRTRRMLEVKAMGKASVVPGGLRTGCLVDVGQQQIRNCPDDLWIEEQKKCKCKLARAIRGSLGQLNTLLSEDMDKADEGVTVGLTEAFQGVPLKAHCFSQSTPIGLDCLGWRRCISYSSVVVPDGASEKVGLGDELGSEEDLLYEEFRSSGHRFGHPGGGGGEQLAINELISDGSVVYAEALWDHVTMDDQELGFKAGDVIEVVDATNKEWWWGRIMDSEGWFPASFVRLRVNQDEPMEEYLAHLEESQAGEENRAGRGLLLGPGLPCKEQMRANVINEIMSTERDYIKHLKDICEGYIKQCRKRTDMFNEEQLRTIFGNIEEIYRFQRKFLKGLEKKFNKEQPHLSEIGCCFLEHQTDFQIYSEYCNNHPNACIQLSKLMKVNKYVFFFEACRLLQKMIDISLDGFLLTPVQKICKYPLQLAELLKYTNPQHRDYKDVEAALNAMKNVARLINERKRRLENIDKIAHWQSSIEDWEGEDVLSRSSDLIFSGELTKLSQPQAKSQQRMFFLFDHQMVYCKKDLLRRDMLYYKGRMDMDHMEVIDVEDGKEKDFNISVKNALKLRSLAGDEVHLLCAKKPEHKQRWLRAFTDERIQVQHDRETGFSLTEVQKKQAILNACKSHPSGKPKAVTRPYYDFLLRQKHPSLPTALPQQQVFMLAEPKRKTSTFWHNIGRLTPFKK
- the arhgef4 gene encoding uncharacterized protein arhgef4 isoform X3, with translation MLSVMYFLRTIFQPQEALEDSPHLSEGLCLEKGDLGPDSLEWCERGIGGDDTSDDYFDSHSWQSDTLSDLSLDGEDSLDSLLGLENTYSGLQTTREAWQKEPVTAKDVHRDVKETYVGRSTCTRRKSPENHVDPNIPLKLNTSSDEIQTPPGTEKQKQGLKQSSLQAVCTETGVIGSTERYSLHVQSQHNTDTFETKVNSPLYTDKVKLDVQPKETYPIRLNESVDSETCMIHADTTEDKAGETQQHITHEHETGLQTDSLEKNTGLKRCSSNCNDGHHRLAEKFEQKGIIDKDREIQAVKVFSEDKRDLFESVGTSHKINSNCTDNTYTADTHFTDVINVQTFDSTCSPAYKSELITDFAVERPNISEACGTTSNSISHNRKSELRDLLDRKINVLAPKVDICCSQTPFEKSPNKGLSEIHPQVCTSVTKPQDKAWVSTICFRAEQFGCVGNTAEGTKSPGTVNEICSSITFSTETSACFPLDTCPTELTVVPKVSALASPMLLADSDREELTGKQPDQQQPQSTRLQPWQVPGSTNQLDQRGATVKILTNRQLYSVKKYWLPGCVDPGPDSTQIQSDTGEGSEECLPHHPFSNNLFFSGNQRPEDNSPLFSENFEGESKRVGSPFSRCWQNKEQEVEGRCVYLAQEQIVEAVSKVNLSQSQLYTTELPEYIDLRVTPNRVASDPDTCFTLHVPSEIGKTSTCPATTESIQDTGREHQDVVQRTTNSTNIKTTVDRISSQVSLSLLSDSNNNTKASIKGLGRGEGLGCFLGGPQNKSKSNKRIICPLVEQSTNVTSGPFEGIFKPQEETEVFLSSLDHRPNWSSEDSESVLGKDCGNHSYLSLGHANELEKLKTVKTIKDNIVVQSLEYMYSDLERNEVSRSENRDLIVDSEFKEESHNCSQPENHSLPNKRSGILSKSYEKYALAEECKDHTQFSLSASQEEERVGRYSHLDVSLNQLAVSRLEPIVEAQCSLENCGRQTTEHHLKIETKKEYEIMWPVRVRDGVYLSRDTSSPRSPYQQPEQEEESLTTAKLGPDVNPPTPVLYSSSEKSCRPMAVAYDAVSYTSACSNYNELEDPHFFISARNPNPNKLTKRSKSKGNQIGNKGSKFSVFAKMPSFRKTKGSKGTKSEDVPQELLDGGGEGFLSEQGPQRDNSDDEVFVKRDILNQTVHQPFSSFNYEIEGEDCGFLSSAPHTRHDGHGSSGEGNGGPCPDNPYLRQVQSPDGQIYKRSKSNDSLNIRMRFTLAHKSLSSLFESRSMDKENEDQAAMGTDMDSGKAKQSWRKLKKAKEAEVLKRSLSNPNGECCTMASGHDRGYLMSSPLLDRPSSLGSPSSALRHTDPISKRGVPQWSGKENLHGCKSDCQRKKCSPNGLPTTLCLSGLPPFFDDSTFPLPNYTSPVSPLSPCSLATLTHQLSPSCTRSHPVASESLTASPLRPMSPKPNSPRPAAQRKVFGYPHLARAFSVSPVFLGQSVSMEGLTDPPERPKTLKPSANPVDLSPLDVAEGRIDSQSHISLYAIGCINESEGTQNGAQPASQPRTRRMLEVKAMGKASVVPGGLRTGCLVDVGQQQIRNCPDDLWIEEQKKCKCKLARAIRGSLGQLNTLLSEDMDKADEGVTVGLTEAFQGVPLKAHCFSQSTPIGLDCLGWRRCISYSSVVVPDGASEKVGLGDELGSEEDLLYEEFRSSGHRFGHPGGGGGEQLAINELISDGSVVYAEALWDHVTMDDQELGFKAGDVIEVVDATNKEWWWGRIMDSEGWFPASFVRLRVNQDEPMEEYLAHLEESQAGEENRAGRGLLLGPGLPCKEQMRANVINEIMSTERDYIKHLKDICEGYIKQCRKRTDMFNEEQLRTIFGNIEEIYRFQRKFLKGLEKKFNKEQPHLSEIGCCFLEHQTDFQIYSEYCNNHPNACIQLSKLMKVNKYVFFFEACRLLQKMIDISLDGFLLTPVQKICKYPLQLAELLKYTNPQHRDYKDVEAALNAMKNVARLINERKRRLENIDKIAHWQSSIEDWEGEDVLSRSSDLIFSGELTKLSQPQAKSQQRMFFLFDHQMVYCKKDLLRRDMLYYKGRMDMDHMEVIDVEDGKEKDFNISVKNALKLRSLAGDEVHLLCAKKPEHKQRWLRAFTDERIQVQHDRETGFSLTEVQKKQAILNACKSHPSGKPKAVTRPYYDFLLRQKHPSLPTALPQQQVFMLAEPKRKTSTFWHNIGRLTPFKK